The Cydia splendana chromosome 8, ilCydSple1.2, whole genome shotgun sequence genome contains a region encoding:
- the LOC134793159 gene encoding uncharacterized protein LOC134793159 isoform X2 has protein sequence MENNVFSDYGTGSGSSARSSWASLDSWPSAAAKQPQLGMADEQRQYQSADLLDLMVKRSTLQEMMSEFKMNGYDCPYNPDEDKRSSRPENHIGMGPSSVYLRQKSWPEPEATPAQRLPRPKSEWIQPSIVPDLLKPPIFFDDDVGKAPSNVYLREKWSPHWPAPEREKWSESEPEIMKSQRVPRPNSEWIQSTTTPDITQAHKFFDDLDLTLPVKQLETISAEQVRVLNSLPNAVLYGLLRDLEQKRNETARNKRVPDECRFCKNNGERESYYRSHVLKHADGRVSCPVLRKFVCKRCGARGDHAHTVKYCPLSTEEERIKSTAMMRSVRLASGRRRGQVEPAGDYVMFGDTTPTFLRDYRSCAPLDPVWAHLEQKLTL, from the exons ATGGAGAACAATGTATTTAGTGATTATGGTACTGGCAGCGGCAGTTCGGCAAGATCG TCATGGGCGAGCTTGGATTCGTGGCCATCAGCAGCTGCGAAACAACCGCAGTTGGGTATGGCGGACGAACAACGCCAGTATCAGTCCGCAGATCTGCTAGATT TGATGGTGAAACGAAGCACGCTGCAAGAAATGATGAGCGAATTCAAAATGAACGGGTACGATTGTCCGTACAATCCTGACGAAGATAAAAGGTCCAGCCGACCAG AAAATCATATTGGCATGGGTCCATCGAGCGTATACCTGCGACAGAAGTCTTGGCCCGAACCAGAGGCCACTCCAGCGCAGCGCTTGCCGCGACCCAAGTCAGAGTGGATCCAGCCCAGCATCGTGCCGGATCTGTTAAAGCCTCCAATTTTTTTCGatg ATGACGTCGGCAAGGCTCCTTCGAATGTGTACCTGCGAGAGAAGTGGTCACCGCACTGGCCAGCGCCAGAGCGGGAGAAGTGGTCTGAGTCTGAGCCAGAAATTATGAAGTCGCAGCGGGTGCCACGTCCAAACTCGGAATGGATCCAATCAACCACTACGCCAGATATTACACAAGCCCACAAATTCTTCGAtg atCTGGACCTGACATTGCCCGTGAAACAGCTGGAAACGATTTCGGCGGAGCAAGTGCGAGTGTTGAACTCGCTGCCCAACGCCGTGTTGTACGGACTGCTGCGGGACCTAGAGCAGAAAAGGAACGAGACAGCCAGGAACAAACGAGTACCAGAT GAATGCCGATTCTGCAAGAACAACGGCGAGCGTGAATCGTACTACCGCTCGCACGTGCTGAAGCACGCTGACGGGCGCGTGTCGTGCCCCGTGCTGCGCAAGTTCGTGTGCAAGCGCTGCGGCGCGCGCGGCGACCATGCGCACACCGTCAAGTACTGCCCGCTCAGCACGGAGGAGG AACGTATAAAATCTACAGCCATGATGCGCAGCGTGCGGTTGGCGTCGGGGCGCCGCCGCGGGCAGGTGGAGCCCGCGGGAGACTACGTCATGTTCGGCGACACCACGCCCACATTCCTGCGCGACTACCGCTCTTGCGCCCCGCTCGACCCCGTGTGGGCCCACTTGGAGCAAAAGTTGACTTTATAA
- the LOC134793159 gene encoding uncharacterized protein LOC134793159 isoform X1, whose amino-acid sequence MENNVFSDYGTGSGSSARSSWASLDSWPSAAAKQPQLGMADEQRQYQSADLLDLMVKRSTLQEMMSEFKMNGYDCPYNPDEDKRSSRPENHIGMGPSSVYLRQKSWPEPEATPAQRLPRPKSEWIQPSIVPDLLKPPIFFDDDVGKAPSNVYLREKWSPHWPAPEREKWSESEPEIMKSQRVPRPNSEWIQSTTTPDITQAHKFFDDLDLTLPVKQLETISAEQVRVLNSLPNAVLYGLLRDLEQKRNETARNKRVPDQECRFCKNNGERESYYRSHVLKHADGRVSCPVLRKFVCKRCGARGDHAHTVKYCPLSTEEERIKSTAMMRSVRLASGRRRGQVEPAGDYVMFGDTTPTFLRDYRSCAPLDPVWAHLEQKLTL is encoded by the exons ATGGAGAACAATGTATTTAGTGATTATGGTACTGGCAGCGGCAGTTCGGCAAGATCG TCATGGGCGAGCTTGGATTCGTGGCCATCAGCAGCTGCGAAACAACCGCAGTTGGGTATGGCGGACGAACAACGCCAGTATCAGTCCGCAGATCTGCTAGATT TGATGGTGAAACGAAGCACGCTGCAAGAAATGATGAGCGAATTCAAAATGAACGGGTACGATTGTCCGTACAATCCTGACGAAGATAAAAGGTCCAGCCGACCAG AAAATCATATTGGCATGGGTCCATCGAGCGTATACCTGCGACAGAAGTCTTGGCCCGAACCAGAGGCCACTCCAGCGCAGCGCTTGCCGCGACCCAAGTCAGAGTGGATCCAGCCCAGCATCGTGCCGGATCTGTTAAAGCCTCCAATTTTTTTCGatg ATGACGTCGGCAAGGCTCCTTCGAATGTGTACCTGCGAGAGAAGTGGTCACCGCACTGGCCAGCGCCAGAGCGGGAGAAGTGGTCTGAGTCTGAGCCAGAAATTATGAAGTCGCAGCGGGTGCCACGTCCAAACTCGGAATGGATCCAATCAACCACTACGCCAGATATTACACAAGCCCACAAATTCTTCGAtg atCTGGACCTGACATTGCCCGTGAAACAGCTGGAAACGATTTCGGCGGAGCAAGTGCGAGTGTTGAACTCGCTGCCCAACGCCGTGTTGTACGGACTGCTGCGGGACCTAGAGCAGAAAAGGAACGAGACAGCCAGGAACAAACGAGTACCAGAT CAGGAATGCCGATTCTGCAAGAACAACGGCGAGCGTGAATCGTACTACCGCTCGCACGTGCTGAAGCACGCTGACGGGCGCGTGTCGTGCCCCGTGCTGCGCAAGTTCGTGTGCAAGCGCTGCGGCGCGCGCGGCGACCATGCGCACACCGTCAAGTACTGCCCGCTCAGCACGGAGGAGG AACGTATAAAATCTACAGCCATGATGCGCAGCGTGCGGTTGGCGTCGGGGCGCCGCCGCGGGCAGGTGGAGCCCGCGGGAGACTACGTCATGTTCGGCGACACCACGCCCACATTCCTGCGCGACTACCGCTCTTGCGCCCCGCTCGACCCCGTGTGGGCCCACTTGGAGCAAAAGTTGACTTTATAA
- the LOC134793155 gene encoding uncharacterized protein LOC134793155, producing the protein MAPQRKSIPGPMAKSSLIPSRKNNGVNMIGFLKPIPPNKEIKTAHTSTPTVEHRSFPSKENQIYSGQVNVLAIFDLDKVIRCCKYSEDMREIAVGFADGTIRLLDCSTGECTHTLVDDECRSYPGPVTSIKHRPISDAHPNSNTLLSTYVNGCIKCWMYKYDQCLYTIREKRQTLGLTYHPRFCKFVTYGDDRRINMYDEEAQIQERAFYSSGTRDVIDGHSCRIFACAFHPKSNHELVSGGWDDTVMCWDDRVPYATRHFSGVHMCGEGLDFDKPGKQILTCSWQEKNSIQLWDYGSCKVIETIVPDTYQSKLYCGRLVPKTSLIVCGGTEINMLRVVDINLKITECSIRNNPGGIYGFDFGRVRRKITLDTGGGWKKISEIGSIPRVAYVSEKRLQIVDFGQS; encoded by the exons ATGGCCCCTCAAAGGAAATCAATACCCGGGCCCATGGCTAAATCGAGTTTAATACCGTCGCGTAAAAACAATGGTGTAAATATGATCGGTTTTTTAAAGCCTATCCCGCcgaataaggaaataaaaaCAGCCCACACTAGCACTCCTACCGTTGAGCACCGCTCTTTCCCTAGTAAAGAAAATCAGATCTACAGCGGGCAAGTCAATGTGTTGGCTATCTT TGACTTAGATAAAGTCATAAGGTGCTGCAAGTATTCAGAGGATATGAGAGAGATAGCAGTGGGGTTCGCGGACGGCACGATTCGGCTTCTCGACTGCAGCACGGGAGAATGCACACATACCCTGGTGGACGATGAGTGCCGCTCCTACCCCGGCCCTGTCACGTCCATCAAGCACAGACCCATCAGCGATGCACATCCCAATTCTAATACACTCCTATCTACAT ATGTTAACGGTTGTATAAAATGCTGGATGTACAAGTACGACCAATGTCTGTACACAATAAGGGAGAAGAGACAGACGCTGGGTCTCACATACCACCCTCGTTTTTGCAAGTTCGTTACCTACGGGGACGACCGTAGAATCAACATGTATGACGAAGAGGCACAGATACAAGAAAGAGCATTTTACTCAAG CGGTACAAGAGACGTTATAGACGGCCACTCGTGCAGGATATTCGCCTGCGCGTTCCACCCGAAGTCGAATCACGAGTTGGTGTCGGGCGGCTGGGACGACACCGTCATGTGTTGGGACGACCGCGTGCCGTACGCCACGCGGCACTTCTCGGGCGTGCACATGTGCGGGGAGGGGCTGGACTTTGACAAGCCGGGGAAACAG ATCCTAACCTGTTCTTGGCAAGAGAAGAACTCTATTCAGCTGTGGGATTACGGCTCCTGCAAAGTGATAGAAACTATTGTCCCGGATACTTATCAATCGAAACTTTATTGCGGCAGACTGGTGCCAAAAACGAGTCTCATAGTTTGCGGTGGAACCGAAATCAATATGCTGCGTGTCGTTGATATCAATCTTAAAATA ACGGAGTGTTCTATACGTAATAATCCAGGCGGTATATACGGTTTTGATTTTGGAAGAGTACGAAGGAAAATTACTCTTGATACTGGAGGTGGATGGAAAAAAATCAGTGAAATTGGCAGTATACCTCGTGTCGCCTACGTTAGCGAGAAAAGACTGCAGATTGTAGACTTCGGCCAGTCATGA